In the Theobroma cacao cultivar B97-61/B2 chromosome 1, Criollo_cocoa_genome_V2, whole genome shotgun sequence genome, one interval contains:
- the LOC108661375 gene encoding uncharacterized protein LOC108661375, which translates to MRFGKKEKLSPQYIEPFEILEIVGAVAYRLALPPDLSNIHPVFHFSMLKKYNPDLSHVIQYETIQLQDDLTYEEQPMAILDRQVEKLRSKDVASVKVLWQNHTSEEVTWEAEEEMRIKYPHLFDA; encoded by the coding sequence atgaggtttggcaagaaagaaaaattaagtcCTCAGTATATAGAACccttcgagatcttagaaaTAGTTGGAGCAGTGGCATATCGTTTGGCACTACCACCGGACCTTTCGAATATTCACCCcgtatttcatttttcaatgcTTAAGAAGTATAACCCAGACCTATCTCATGTAATACAGTATGAAACCATCCAGTTGCAAGATGATTTAACCTATGAGGAGCAACCAATGGCTATCTTGGATAGGCAAGTTGAAAAGCTTCgttcaaaggatgtagcctcCGTGAAAGTGTTATGGCAAAACCACACCAGTGAAGAAGTGACGTGGGAAGCCGAGGAGGAGATGCGGATAAAATATCCACACCTCTTTGATGCTTAG